Part of the Oceanispirochaeta sp. genome is shown below.
CATCTGGAAGAGGAAATTGACGGGATTAAGCTGATTGTCTCTAATCTGGTCTCTTTTTCCGGAGACCGGCAGCACCTATGTGAATCTTTTGATATCAACCTGCTGCTGAGTCAGACTCTGACCCTTTTAAGGCCTGCCGCAAAAGACAAAAATATCATCTGCTCCATTTCATCTACCGAGACAGAGTTATTCCTCTATGCCAATAAGACCGAAATCAGGCAGGTGTTGCTCAATCTTATAAAAAACAGCTTTGAAGTTCTGATTTTCGGTGGGGCTATACATATCGAAACGGAAAGACAGAAGGATAAAGCTGTCATGAGAATCCGGGATAACGGCCCCGGGGTCACTCCTGATATTGCCGAACAGGTCTTCCTCCCATTTTTCTCAACCAAAAAAAATGAGGGGAATAACATGGGTCTTGGTTTGCCTATGAGTTATGGCATTGTAAAAAAGTATAACGGGGATCTGACATTCCGCAACTTAAATGACCATGGCTGTGAATTTATCATGACCCTGCCTAGAGAAGATCTTTAGGCTTCTTCATTTTTTTAGGTTTTTTCGGCTTGAAGGGTCTCAGGTCCAGCTGGGATTCGGGAAGTGCTTTCTCCGGCTCAAAACCCTCCACAATCCGGCGGTCCAGAACCTGTTTCGTAAGCCGTTCGATATCTGCCAGTTTTTCAAAATCATCAAAGCAGACAAAGGAAATCGCCTCTCCTGTGGCCCCGGCTCTTCCGGTTCGTCCAATCCGGTGTATGTAGTCTTCCTTGAGATGAGGCAGATCAAAATTCACCACCAGAGGAAGCTGGTCAATGTCCAGACCCCGGGCTGCCAGATCTGTGGCGACCAGAATGGACAGCTTGTCGCTCTTGAATTCTGCCAGGGCCCTGCTCCGGGCTCCCTGGCTCTTGTTTCCATGAATTGTGGCCGTAGCTATCCCGGCCTTCAGCAGCTTTCGGCTCAAATGGTCGGCGCCGTTTTTTGTCTTGGTAAATATGAGGATTTTATCCCAATGGTTGTCTCTTATCAGTTTTAACAGGAGAGATGATTTTTTTAACTTATCCACAGGGTAAATCCATTGCGTAACAGAATCGACGGTGATTTCTTCGGGGTTGACGGAGATCTCGACGGGATGTGACACAAAGTCCTTGGCCAGAGCCCGGACTTCATCAGAAAAAGTGGCGGTGAACATCAGGGTCTGACGCTTCGAAGGAATGAGAGCCTGAATTTCCCTGATCTCAGGGAGAAACCCCAGATTGAGCATCCGGTCGGCTTCATCCAGAATGAGGATCTCCAACTGCTGAAAATTTACGGTATTCTGCCTGTATAGATCCAGGAGGCGTCCGGGTGTGGCCACCAGGATATCCATCCCTTTGGTCAATCGGATCATCTGGGGATTGATTTTCACTCCCCCGTATACCACTGTGGAGTGGAGGGGCATAAATCGGGAGTAGTTCGTCACACTTTCGTATACCTGTGCTGCCAGTTCCCTCGTGGGTGTCAGGATGAGAGCCCTGACATGATTCGGACGGACCTTGCTGCCTTTTGACAGATGATCCAGGATCGGGAGTGTATAGGCGGCGGTCTTGCCTGTTCCTGTCTGGGCCGCTGCCAGA
Proteins encoded:
- a CDS encoding DEAD/DEAH box helicase, which encodes MSEKISEKFTGFGLSPALLKAIERQKYEDPSPIQIQTIPAVMAGHDVLAAAQTGTGKTAAYTLPILDHLSKGSKVRPNHVRALILTPTRELAAQVYESVTNYSRFMPLHSTVVYGGVKINPQMIRLTKGMDILVATPGRLLDLYRQNTVNFQQLEILILDEADRMLNLGFLPEIREIQALIPSKRQTLMFTATFSDEVRALAKDFVSHPVEISVNPEEITVDSVTQWIYPVDKLKKSSLLLKLIRDNHWDKILIFTKTKNGADHLSRKLLKAGIATATIHGNKSQGARSRALAEFKSDKLSILVATDLAARGLDIDQLPLVVNFDLPHLKEDYIHRIGRTGRAGATGEAISFVCFDDFEKLADIERLTKQVLDRRIVEGFEPEKALPESQLDLRPFKPKKPKKMKKPKDLL